The nucleotide window GAACAGGTTGCTGCGGCTGGAAATAATATTTTTTCGAAGGGTTATGATCAATCCAAGGCCTACAGTAACAAGGAAAGTGGGCAAACTGCCTTCATGAATTATGTTGGTGCCGCAGGAGGGTGGGGTGGCGCGATGGTTCAAGATAATGTGTACCAAATTGGTCAATATCTAACCTCTGATGGTTGTTATGAAATGACCTTTCTGGACCCACAGGCCAGAGATTTTTGGTCTGCAACTGTCTACAATGGTGATGGCTACCTCTTTAACGATAACGCGAACATCTCAAGTGAGATGAACCCTGCCAAAAATCAAGATGGCACTTATACCGTTCGGTTTGGATGTGACGGCCAGCCCAACAATGTGCCTATTCGTGAAGGGAATTTAACGGGTCGATTTAACGTTGTCATGAGGCATTACGGACCTAGCGATATGGTGAAAACAGGCCAAAAGGGCTACAATCCAACGCTTGACATTAAAAAAATTAAATAACGGCATTGGTTTTTTGTTTGGTCCGTATCAATACGAAGTAGCGAATATTTTGCTGTGATGCTCAAGGGTTATGACCCCAAGATCGCTGTGCATTCAAGACGTTCTTGGCAAGCGTCACGCCGATGCAATCGAAGGCTGATCACTTGGGCGAGATAGCGCGCATCGTCACTGACCCCGCAGAAGCGTCCGGAACCCCACGTATGCAGCCATGGCAAACCGATGAAATACAGACCAGCACTTTTGGTGACGCCGCGATCATGGGCCGGCAACCCACTCCCATCAAAAACGGGCGCATCAATCCAGCTGAAATCGCTGCGATATCCCGTACACCAGATCACCGCAGCAAGGGGCTGAGTATTCAAATCAATGCCAGGGTCATCCACCGGTGAGGGTTGCCAACAGGGGGAATACGCCGGTTCGATCGGTGCATCGATCCCTTCTTGCTCAATCCAGTTGTCAATGCTGGTGCGGATGCGGCAATACACCGCATCGGCTTGATCGAGATTGGCAGCCAAGTCATCGGCGAAGCCGATCTGCTCCCTCGTGATCGTCGACAGTCGCCCATGCAAGTGCATTCCCTCCATGGCGCGTTGACGAAGATCAATCTCACGCCCGCCGTCACGTCCCGTGAGGTAGTGGTTCGTTTTTGCTCGAACGGATCGTGGCTCAGCATGATCGCTAATCGGCATGGCGTAGTACCCCATGCGATCCAGCCAATCCACAACGTCTTTGCCGCGATAGCGACGCGGAGATCGAGGTGCACGACCCACACTCAGATGGACGGAACGACCCGCAAGATGGAGGTCTTCAGCGATCTGGCTACCTGATTGGCCATTGCCGACGACCAGGACTGGACCATCTGGGAGTGACTCTGGGTTTCGGTAGGAGCGTGCATCCAGTTGCTGCACAGCAGCTGGAAGGCGTTCGGAGAATGGATGACGTCGGGGAATGTGATAGCCCCCAGTGGCAACGATGACGTGTTCGGCTTCGATGACTCCCTCACTGGTGTCGAGTCGATACCCATTCACAATGGGGGTCAGCCGTGAGACAGCGACACCCTCGCGCAGATCAGCGTTGACATGCTGAGCAAACCTCTGCAGGTAATCAACAATCGACGACTTGCCCATGAAGCCGCCTGGGTTGTCTCCGTTGTAAGGGAAATCGGGTAGGCGACATTGCCAGTTCGGTGTCACCAGGCAGAACGAATCCCAGCGCTGTTGATCCCAGGCGTACGCCACACGGTGCTTTTCGAGAACCAGCGGTCGTATCCCTTGTTGCTGCAACGCATAGGCAGCAGAAAGGCCAGCTTGGCCGGCACCGATGACGACTGCTGAACGGCGCTGAAGTGATGGATTGGATTCAGAAATCACTTGCAACGTCGATGTACTGACAACTCTATTTCTGGAAAAATGAAGAAAGCTGTAGTGAAAAGCACTGAATAGGCAATCGAGTTGTCTCTCTCAGTCGTTGGTTTTGTTGCAATCAGCACATCGCTGAAGGCAGTGAAGGAGTCACGATTGAATTGCTTATGGAAACTTTACATGCCTGCTGTTGATCGTCCCGCCAATCAACCCGGTGACTTCCTTGTTGACTACGAGGAAAAAGTATTTCCTGACGTCAAAGCCGAGCCTGGTGAAAAGGCTCTTGTCACATTTCATACCGTTGCCTTTGAAGGTTCCATCGGACTGGTCAACCTCCTCCAAGCCAGTCGTCTGATCAATAAAGGCTTCGAGACCTCTGTTCTCCTCTACGGTCCTGGGGTCACGCTGGGTGTGATGCGAGGCTTCCCAAAGCTTGGTGATGCGGCATTTGATGGACATTTGAACTTCAATGCTCGCCTTCAGAAATTTATGGATCAAGGCGGAAAAGTGTATGCCTGTCGTTTTGCTTTGCAGGCGCTTTATGGCCATGGCGAGAAAGCTCTGATGCCTGGAATTACACCTGTGAACCCTCTTGATGTTCTCGACATCGTCTTGATGCACCGCAAAGAGGGCGCCTTCATTCTTGACACCTGGACGCTTTGATTCTGCCTGGAGGCTCTCCACTGTGACCACTGTCAAAGTTGCTGCCGCTCAGATCCGTCCTGTGCTGTTCAGTCTGGATGGATCCCTCCAGAGAGTTCTGGATGCGATGGCCGAAGCAGCTGCCCAAGGGGTTCAACTGATCGTTTTCCCCGAAACATTTCTCCCCTACTACCCCTACTTTTCCTTCGTTGAATCTCCGGTTTTGATGGGACGATCCCATCTGGCTCTCTATGAGCAAGCCGTTGTCGTTCCAGGGCCTGTCACCGATGCCGTTGGCGCCGCTGCTCGTCAGCACGGCATGCAGGTTCTGTTAGGCGTTAACGAGCGTGATCGGGGAACGCTTTACAACACGCAGTTGTTGTTCAACAGCTGCGGTGAGCTGGTTCTGAAACGGCGGAAAATCACGCCGACTTATCACGAGCGAATGGTTTGGGGCCAAGGAGATGGCTCAGGCCTGAAGGTGGTGCCGACGCCTCTGGCTCGCGTCGGCGCTCTGGCCTGCTGGGAGCACTACAACCCCCTGGCCCGTTACGCCTTGATGGCTCAGGGGGAGGAGATTCACTGCGCTCAGTTCCCTGGCTCGCTGGTGGGACCGATCTTCAGTGAACAGACCGCCGTGACAATGCGTCATCACGCTCTTGAGGCCGGTTGTTTCGTGATCTGTTCCACCGGCTGGCTGGACCCCGAGGACTTTGCGTTGATCACCCCAGAGACGTCTCTGCACAAGGCCTTTCAAGGTGGATGTCACACCGCTGTGATCAGCCCCGAAGGCCGTTATCTGGCTGGACCTCTCCCCGATGGTGAAGGGTTGGCGATTGCTGATCTGGATTTCGCACTGATCACCAAGCGCAAACGAATGATGGACAGCGTCGGCCATTACAGCCGTCCTGAGCTGTTGTCCCTGCAGATCAACAGTTCGCCAGCGCTTCCTGTTCAAGACATGTCCACGTCGTCGGTTTCCTTGGAGCCGGCCGCGGTGTCCGACTCCCTGTCATCGATGGAGGCTTTGAACCATGTCTGAGCTTGGTCGCTTGGTTACAGAACTCCAGGTGCATGGCGTTCGGGTTGACCCGGTCAAGGGCAACCCCGGCCGGCGAGGAGGTGCTGGGCCTTCTGACCACCGTGCCTTGGATCTCGATGGCACCACCGTGATGGTGCCCGTTTACAACGATGCCTCTGCAGCCTCGCCTTACAAGCTGGCATCCACTGGCACGTCACTTTCGATCGATGGTCCAGAGCAGTCCTGCGCTCCAGTGATCACAACCCCACGGGAGCCAACGTTTTACGGCTTGAGCACAGCCGACGGTATTTCCTATCGATCGATTGCCTTGCTGCACAGCAATGACGTTTTGGCCACCACGTTGCTGCAGACCTGCATCCGCTTCCGGGACCGATCCCAGTCTTGTCAGTTCTGTGCCATTGAACAGTCGATCGACGACGGGGCTTTGATTCGGAAAACACCCGAGCAGGTGGCGGAGGTGGCGGAGGCTGCCGTCCGGCTTGACGGGGTCAAGCAACTGGTGATGACCACCGGTACGCCGAACAGTGACGACCGCGGCGCTCGTCTGATGGCTGAAACCGCTGAAGCGGTGAAACGTCGAGTGGATCTGCCGATCCAGGGGCAATGTGAACCGCCGGAGGATCCACGCTGGTATCAGCGCATGAAGGACTCTGGAATCGACAGCCTTGGCATGCACCTTGAGGTGGTGGAGCCGGATGTGCGCCGTCGGATCCTTCCCGGGAAATCAGAGCTCACCCTTGAACGGTATTACGAGGCCTTCGCCGACGCCGTTGAAGTGTTCGGTCGTGGTGAAGTGTCGACGTATCTGTTGGCTGGCCTCGGTGACAGCAAAGACGCTTTGCTGGCCTGCAGTCGCCGTCTGATCGAACTCGGGGTCTACCCCTTCGTGGTGCCCTTTGTTCCGATCTCTGGAACTCCGCTTGAGAGTCATTCTTCTCCGGATAGTTCCTTCATGGTCGACGTGTATCAGGGTGTTGCCGAGATGCTGAACGCGGGGGATCTGCGCTCAGAGCAGATGTCCGCCGGCTGTGCCAAATGCGGAGCTTGTTCCGCGCTCTCCCTTTTTGAATCGGTGTCGTAGTCATGGTTTCTTGTCTTGATCCCAGCAGCCGCGGCATTGGTCGCAGCAAAAGTTCCGCGCCTCATTTGTTCACGCCATCTGTGCGCTGCGGCATTGGTATTGATGCTGATGATTTCCGCCTGTCTCCGACAGCGAGTTCCGATCGTTTCACCTTTCATCTTCTTCGCGCTGATTCCTTCCTGATCCAGGGGTATTGGTCGTTGCGGCGCAGCATCTTTTGCAGCGAGCAGCATGTGTTTGAAGACTCAGATCGAGATGAACTTGATGCGATTGCCTATCCGATTGCGGCGTTGCATCACAGCTCAGACTCAGAGCATGACGATGCCGATGAAACCAATGTGGTGGGAGTGGTTCGGATTGTGGAAACGGAGCCGCGACATTGGTATGGCGGTCGCCTCGGAGTGCATTCCGACTTCCGCCGTCATAACCAGATTGGGAAGGGGTTGATCTGGAAAGCTGTCACCACCGCCAATGGTTGGGGATGTGATCGTTTCTGCGCCACGGTGCAGATTCAGAACGTGCGTTTTTTTCGCCGCTTGCACTGGACCTCGATCGATGAGCTTGAGATCCGTGGCATCCGTCACCACCTGATGGAAGCTGATCTCGATTACTACATGCCCTCACGTGAACAACGGCCGATCGTCTCGCATCACCTTTCAGTTGCGGCGTGAATGACGTGGGGCTGGTGAACGTCTTGCGCACGACCAGTGGCCTGTTGGCCAAGAGCGATATTCGCTCGGCCGCTGCCACCTTTGGCCATCAGCCCTTTCCTCAGCTGGGATTGGCAGGAATGCTCGGTGATGATGCTGCGGTGCTTCCCGCTCAGGCCGGTCAACTGTTATTGGCCTGTGAGGGGATGCATCCCGGTCTTGTTGAAGAGGACCCATGGTTTGCCGGCTGGAGTGGGGTCTTGGTCAACCTCAGTGATATCGCCGCAATGGGAGGACGTCCTCTGGCTCTCGTGAACAGTGTCTGGAGCACCGATGCAGAGGGAATCAGCGCCTTAATGGAGGGCATGCGATTCGCGTGTGATCGCTTCGGTGTCCCCATGGTGGGTGGCCACTCCAACCAGCAGAGCTCTTATCAGGCGCTCTCTGTTTCCGTTCTGGGCGTGGCGGATGGTCCCGTCCTGTCCGCTCGTTCAGCACGTCCCGGCGATGAGCTTTGGATGCTGGTCAACAAAGCTGGAGGCTTCTATCGCCACTACCCCTTCTGGGATGCCGCGACACTTGCTTCTCCCGAGCACCTTCGTGCACAACTTGCTTTGCTGCCATCGCTGGCTGCGGAGCAGCTGGTGCATGCCGCCAAGGACATCAGCATGGGAGGAATCACCGGTACTGCCGTGATGTTTGCTGAGGCTTGTGGTCATCAATTGCTCCTTGACCTCGACGCCGTGGAACGTCCAGAAGACATCCACGAGGAGGCCTGGCTGACCTGCTTCCCGAGTTTTGGCTACCTGCTGGCTGTGGACCCCTCCCGCACTGCAGCTTTGGCGCAGCAGGTATCACGCGATCCGACGCTGATTTGCTGCCGTATCGGACACTTTGCTTTGGGCGATTGCAGCGTGGTTTTGAAACATTTAGGTGCGATCCATCACTTCTGGGATGGGACTGATGCACTCACTGGTTTTGGCTGTGTTCGATGAGACAGTCATGGGCGATGTTGCCGTGCAAGATCTTTGAATTGAGCATCGATCAATGCCTGAAGTTCGACTTCAACTGGAGTGGCCTGATGGGCAAGCCAGTACGTTATATTCACCATCAACGGTGATTCTCGATTACTTCAAATCTGACGAATCGTTGTTGGTTTCTGAGCTCGAATTGCGTGGCATCGAAGCCCTTCGCGCGGCATCAGAGCGCGTTCGCGAACGTTATGGATTTGCCTGCACGCGTACGGATGAAGAGGCATCCCGGCTGCGCCAGTGGATCTCCCGTTACAACTCCGATGACACTGTTCGTGTTACTGGACCCCTGTCTTAATGATCACTCCTTTACTTAGCCGCCTTCAATGTCTGGAAAACCTCCTTTCCCCCCATTCACCCTCGAGACCGCTCGCCAGAAAGCGCGCATGGCGGAAAATGCATGGAACAGCAAGGATCCCGAGAAGGTCTCCCTGGCTTACACCGAAGACAGCGTGTGGAGAAACCGCAGTGAGTTCATTCATGGTCGTGCTGAAATCCTGGCCTTCTTACAGCGCAAATGGGCCAAGGAGCTGGATTACAAACTGATCAAAGAGGTTTGGGCTTGCAGCGACAATCGCATTGCTGTTCGTTTTCAGTACGAATGGCATGACGCGGAGGGGCAGTGGTTTCGCGCCCATGGCAATGAGAACTGGGAATTTGCTGAGAATGGTTTGATGCGCCGTCGTGAGGCGAGCATCAACGATGTGCCGATTGGAGACGGCGATCGCTTGTTCACCTGGGGCGGTGGACCGAGGCCCGATGACTTCCCAGGCTTGACAGAGTTGGGGCTTTGACGTGATGGAGCTGCAGAGCCACCCGCTGCCGCAGGCGATTGACTCAATGGCTGGCCTGCGGCTCTTCATGGAACATCACGTCTTTGCCGTGTGGGATTTCATGCAATTGCTCAAAGCCCTGCAGCAGCACCTGGCCCCTTCTGGGGTGCCGTGGACGCCCCCATCCCACCCGCAGTTGGCCGGTCTGATCAACAGTTTGGTGGCGGAGGAGGAATGCGATCTGCTTCCTAACAGCCTTGGGGGGCCGCTGTATCTGTCCCATTTCGCGATTTACCGCAAAGCGATGGAGGAGATCGGTGCGGACACCACGGTGATTGATGCAATGCTGCAACAGGCGTCCAGCGGCGATTGGCCCCGCGCCCTTCGCCAGGTTGGGATCCCTGAGCCCGCTGCGCGATTTCTTTGCACGACCCAAGCGTTGATCGCCTCCGGTGAAGTCCATGCACTGGCAGCGGCGTTTGCTTACGGCCGGGAGCTTTTAGTTCCCGATCTGTTTCGTGCGTTGCTCGATCGCTTGTCCGGGCTGGCTCTTCCCTGCCCGACCTTGCGCTGGTACCTCGAACGTCATATTGCCCTCGACGGAGATAGCCATGGGACTTTAGCGGAAACAATGGTGTTCACCCTCGCTGGAACCGACCCGGCTGTGCATCAACGGGTCCAGGCCGTGCGGGAGCAGGTGCTTGCCGACCGGACTGCGTTTTGGGATGCGATCGAGACCAGGCTTCGGGAGATGTCTCAGTTCAATCGATCCGGCGGCGAACATTCACAGATGTTCAGTTTTCGATTGATGGAATTCCAGACACCTTAAGGGCTCAAGCAGAAGCGGATGCTCAGCACTCACCCATAGAAAAAATACTAACCTGCGGAAAAATTGCTTGTCACACCGCTGTTGTGGAGGGATCTGTGATTGAAGGGCATGTGCCCGCTTCTGCGATCCAGCGGATGTTGATGGAGCGGCCCAATATCCGTGTTAGCAGGCTACGGACTAGTTAAGAGAGACTTACGAGCAACCCTCTCTCATTGCGATGATCTCAAGAGCATCACCGCACCTGACACTGTGACGATGACGGTCAGCGCACCCAAGAGCATTGGATAGACAGGCTGAAGGTTCAGAACGCCAAAGTTCCCGGTGTGGATCTTGAGCAGCCAGAAGGCATCAATTTCTTGCTCCAAGAGCAAGCTGTAAAGAGATCCCGTGCCGGCGGTGATCAGCAACGGGAGAGCAGCAATCGGGACCAGCCAACGGTGAATCTTGCGTGCTCGCCTTGTCAGCTGTCGTTGGCTCATTGCTTACGAAGTTGACGGTGGAGTTCCTGCTCATCCGCGCACGGCATCCACTTCCCGTTGTTCTGATGCACCGACATGCAACCAATCTCGCCGGCACGTTGTTGCGCGTCAGCTTTGGATTGGTAGATGCCTTTGCTATGTCCCAGACTTGCCATGGGATAGAGAGCGAACGCAGCGGCGACTGCGAATGGGATTGAGACCCAGCCCATCACCCTTGTTGTGAAAGGAATGAACATGGTGGCTTTCATAACGCAAAGAGGCCATCAAATTTGTAGTAGTCAGACTTATTCATGCCTTCGCTTTGCAACATTTTGCGGAGATCAATGATTTCTTTGCGCTGGGCGACGATGATCTCGCGCGCAAGACGAAGAATGGTGGGGTTGGTTGAGTTTTTGCGTGCTTCATGGGCCATCTGAAGGGCCCCGCCATGGTGTTCAATCATTCCCTCTAGGAACCACTGCACCCTGTTTTCGCGTGTCGGCTTCGTTCCCGACATTCGCATTCCGGCAATCACCTCAGGACTCATGCGCACGAGGTCTGCCATGGAGTTGGGGTCGCCATCGGGGCGCAATGCCACGGGGTACACGGGAGCATCGGGATACTAGGCCTTGCGCCATTCGCGCATCGCTTTGATCTCACGGGCCTGCTCGTCCCAAATGCTGTTCGCCAGGGCCCCCACCCCAGGGGCGCCGATGTTGAAGACGTCTTCACTCATCCGCAACGCCCCGGTGTGGTGCTCGACCATGCCGTCGATGAAGCGCAGGTCGTAGGTGCTGCCTGCGGGCCCCATTCCATGAGCATGGTGATGATGCGTGCCGGAATGCGTGGGTGCTGGGTCTTTTGTGCGTTCAGGCTGTGCGTGATGCATCCCGTGCCCATGATGCCCGTGGTGATGGTCCATCTGGGCGAATACGACTTGAGGGGGAAGAGCCGAGATTGCAATCAGGGCAAGGGCAAGACGCAGCACCGGTTGAAGACGTAGAGGTTGATCGTTTTTACAAAATTTGAGCCTGGATTGCTCCTTGATTCTTGGACCTGGTGCTGTGGAATCCAGGGTGCGCTGGAGGTTTGCCAATGAATAGACGTGCCGATTAGTCCTGGGGTTTCTGGCCGCTGTTGGCACCGAGTTCTCAGTTGTTTTAACTGTCTAATGAGCATGTCCATGAGTTGTCCCTGAAATTTTGTGCAACTGGGCCGGATGGTGTGCAACTACATCCTTCGCCTTCGCTGGCTGATGCTGTGTTCTTCCGTTGTGACGTTGTTCGGGTGAGGTGTCCAAGGTTGTTGTTTCAGGGTTTTTTGATCTCACTGTGCAGTTCTGAATGTGATGTGTGTGGGCCGCAGGTCAATGTTCTTCAACAACTGAGTGAAGGGTTGAATGTCTCAGACTGCATCAGTCAACCCGGATGGCAGCGGTGAGCTTGCTCACGGCGTTCCATGCCGGATTGACATTGGCTGTGGTCATAGCGGTGTGTTGACGACCAATCTCAACTCGTGCATCGCCCTGGTTCTGAAGCCATGACACGCAGCTGAGAGATCAGCAGATCGCTTGAGTGCTCCGCCGGTCATTAACGAACGCGACGGCTGGTTCGAAAACGACGGCGTCGGGCGGATCGGTCTTGGCTTGCTCTTCTAGGGAGTTGGAGCTGGTGGTCAGCCCAGTCCATCGTGAGGGCTTCGATCAGGGTGTCACGGTCACCAAATAGCCGAAGCATGGCGTTCGCACTTGAGATTGGATCTCAATAGAGCATGATTGCCGTAATTTTGCAAGTGATTCTCAATAGCGTTAAGTCTCCTGAAGAGTCCGGCTGATCAGTCGTGCGCCCAGGTGCTAACGAGCGCGCAACGACACTTTTGACCAACATGCGGCAAGTCTGACCAGTCCGATGATGCGCTCGGGAATGCTCAAAGCCCTCGGACCGGGAATTTTGCTGGCGGCGGCATCGATCGGTGGTTCCCATCTGGTCGCCTCAACCCAGGCGGGAGCTCTTTACGGGTTGGGTCTGCTCGGGTTGCTGCTTCTCGCCAACCTTTTCAAATACCCTTTTTTGTTGATCGGAAGCCGTTTCACCGCAGTAACCGGTCGCAGTCTTCTGGAGGGCTATCAGCACCAGAGTCCATGGTTTCTGCCCCTCTACCTGCTGATCACCCTCAGTACGGGTGTGGCCAACATTGCAGCTGTTAGCTCCTTGGCTGGCAGCTTGGCGACTGCGGTGGCTCCCGGATCACCGCAGGCTCTTGGATTGCTGGTACTGGCGATCAGCCTGGTGGTGTTGCTGTTGGGGCAATACCGCAGCCTGGATCGGCTCAGTAAGGCAGTCGTCGCGCTACTGGTTTTGTGCACCCTCATGGCAGCTGTCGCGACATTGATCCGTGGCCCAGCCGCTGGTTTTGCCGTGATGTTCACCCCCAGTCCCTGGACCTGGGGGTCGTTGCCTTTTCTGGTTGCTTTGTTGGGGTGGATGCCATGCCCGCTGGATCTCTCCGCCTGGACATCGCTTTGGATTTATGCCCGAGAACAGGATTCAGGCCACAAGAGCAGCCGCACTGAAGTGGAGGCTGATTTCAACATCGGCTATGCCGCGACGGTATTGATGGCAGTGTTGTTTCTGGTGCTGGGAGCTTGGGTGATGCATGGCACCGGGACGGAGTTTTCCCAGGCTGGAGCAGCTTTCTCCCAGCAGCTCATCGAGCTTTACACCGCCAGCTTGGGAGCTTGGGCTTATCTCTTGATTGCACTGGCTGCACTGATGACGATGTTCAGCACAGTGCTTACCTGCCTTGATGGCTACCCGCGCTCGGCGTCTGCCTCGGTTCGTTTGCTGCGAGGTCATCGCGGTATGGCGGTGCTGAACACCAACAACCAGCGTCTTTGGATGCTGCTGCATTTCGCATTGGCCTGCGCTGTGCTGCTGTGGTGGTCCGGTTCGATGGGGGCTCTGGTCACCTTGGCGATGTGGGTGTCGTTTGTGACCACACCGGTTTTGGCATGGATGAATTGGCGGGTGATGCAGAGCCGTCAAGTTGCCCCTCAAGATCGCTTTGGCCCGGCCATGAGCCGTTTGGCTGCGATCAGCCTCGGTGTGTTGAGCCTGTTTGTTGTCCTTTTCGGAATCAGCCTTGTTTGAGGTGCAGAAGCGCGTTGTTTTCCTTCCATGCGCTTGTTTTCTGTGTACTGGGTGAGTCTGCTTCAGTTCGCGAAACGGTGACAGGGGCCACCACCATTGCGGGGGGGTGTCGCGTCTTCGTTGCGGCGTTCCCCCCCGCCTCTTTGGTGAAAAGTGGCTTTCTCCTGTCAGTTCTCTAGCAACCGCGTCGGGAGCTAAGGCATGAGAACAGGTTTGATCAGCACAAATATTTCTGAAAGTCTGAGGTTGCGAGGGAGAGCGCTTGGTGGTGGCTCCCAACAGATCAGGCCAACTTCTAAACGAAGCGCAGAACAGACCGGAGTCGAATTCAAATCTTCAATACCCCAAGGGTTTATGTATCAATGCCTTTGTGGTCATCGAATGGGTCATTCGCGCAATGCGATCGAGGCATGTCACCGATGCAGCAACCGGCGTGGCGTGTGGTTCTGTTTTGCGCCGGGTTCGCTGATTGCCCCTGGTCTGATCAATTCCTCTGCAGAATCACTGCACTGATGGGGAGCGTGGTGGCTGGAGCTGGTGTGAATCCTGCTGATCAACGCTGGGGTTTCTGGCCGCTGCTGCCACTTAGTTCCTGGCTCTTGGAAGAGCTCCGAAGGGCTTGTCCTTGAGTTGTCACTGGAATTTTGTGCAACTGGGCTTGATGGTGTGCAACTGAGGCCTAATCACACAGCTCCGGCCTATAAAACAGAAGCTCACTGAGCGCTACGAAATCAATGGTGGTGCTCCTGTGCTGGCAGCTATGCCTTTGGCTGCAAGGGTGCCCGAAATTGGGTGTGCACTAAAACGTGCCCTAAATCAATTCGTCCCACTCCGCTGGGTAGAGCCTTGTCTTGGTTGCGGTTAGGCCAGGCGTGTCCTCTACGAGGTGCTGGGCTTCCCACATGCCTTTGACTACGCGGCATACGCCTTCGTCGTCGCAGACCCGATAGTACTCAAGGCCACTTGGAGTGTTGGTGAGTTTGGTTGGTCCCATTTCATCTTTTCCTGTTGCTCTAAGAGCTAGGCGATAAATCGAGTCCTGCCTGAGCAAGGAGAGACAAAACGTTCAGCTCGTCACAAAACCTTGGGTGGCTTAACGATGCGGGTTGCGACAGGTAAAGCTGCTCGCTTTAGCGAGGGTCAACCGCACTTCAATCGTCGGTTTTGCTCATTGCAGTTCACTAGTACTATTGCCTACCTGTTGGGGCGCGACGAGAGAAGTGGATGTCGGTTGATCATTCGGTCGTCACAGCACGGCCTGACCGCGACCCACTGTTCCTGCACGTCAAAGCAGGAATGACAGTGATCGTTGAAGACAACGGTGACTGGTGGATGGCTGACGTGATTCTCGTCATTGGCAGCGTCAGAAACCCAAAACTTCCAAGATTTTTCCAGGTAGCAGACGTGGAAACACGTGTTGTCCGTTGGATCAACGCTGATCTGGTGACTCATATCGTCCCCAGGATTCACGAACCAGTGGCGGCCTAACTATCCCCACTTAGGGGTATTGGCACACACCAAAGGAGAAGAGATTGAACAAGTCGAAGGAGCGCTGGCTAGCTCTTACGACCATCGCGTGAATGCCCTGGTCCTGATTCACCCTGGGCTTTCCTCTGCGTCGAGAAGGGAACCCTGGAGCCGTCACACTTCAGGGTTTTCTTTTGTCCCCTTGAAGGGGTATTGGCATGTGTGAAATATGAGTTGAGTGATCTCATCAGCGGAGGTCAAGGCTTCTTCTGCTGGTCAGCGAGCGAGAGCCCTGGACCTGAGACGACAGGGCTTTTCTCGAGAAGGGAACCCTGGAGCCGACGATCTCCAGGGTTTTCTTTAGTCCCCATGAAGGGGTATCAAAAGGCTTGTGCCGGATGGGAGATTGCAACAATCGAGGCAGGAGGGCTTTATGGCTCAGTCCGTCAATCAGCAAACGTGTATCGGTAGAACTTGCTTGAAGTGGTCGGCTGACGGCTCATTGTCGGAGCACGATC belongs to Synechococcus sp. WH 7805 and includes:
- a CDS encoding MSMEG_0569 family flavin-dependent oxidoreductase — protein: MQVISESNPSLQRRSAVVIGAGQAGLSAAYALQQQGIRPLVLEKHRVAYAWDQQRWDSFCLVTPNWQCRLPDFPYNGDNPGGFMGKSSIVDYLQRFAQHVNADLREGVAVSRLTPIVNGYRLDTSEGVIEAEHVIVATGGYHIPRRHPFSERLPAAVQQLDARSYRNPESLPDGPVLVVGNGQSGSQIAEDLHLAGRSVHLSVGRAPRSPRRYRGKDVVDWLDRMGYYAMPISDHAEPRSVRAKTNHYLTGRDGGREIDLRQRAMEGMHLHGRLSTITREQIGFADDLAANLDQADAVYCRIRTSIDNWIEQEGIDAPIEPAYSPCWQPSPVDDPGIDLNTQPLAAVIWCTGYRSDFSWIDAPVFDGSGLPAHDRGVTKSAGLYFIGLPWLHTWGSGRFCGVSDDARYLAQVISLRLHRRDACQERLECTAILGS
- a CDS encoding MSMEG_0572/Sll0783 family nitrogen starvation response protein, giving the protein MPAVDRPANQPGDFLVDYEEKVFPDVKAEPGEKALVTFHTVAFEGSIGLVNLLQASRLINKGFETSVLLYGPGVTLGVMRGFPKLGDAAFDGHLNFNARLQKFMDQGGKVYACRFALQALYGHGEKALMPGITPVNPLDVLDIVLMHRKEGAFILDTWTL
- a CDS encoding Nit6803 family nitrilase; translation: MTTVKVAAAQIRPVLFSLDGSLQRVLDAMAEAAAQGVQLIVFPETFLPYYPYFSFVESPVLMGRSHLALYEQAVVVPGPVTDAVGAAARQHGMQVLLGVNERDRGTLYNTQLLFNSCGELVLKRRKITPTYHERMVWGQGDGSGLKVVPTPLARVGALACWEHYNPLARYALMAQGEEIHCAQFPGSLVGPIFSEQTAVTMRHHALEAGCFVICSTGWLDPEDFALITPETSLHKAFQGGCHTAVISPEGRYLAGPLPDGEGLAIADLDFALITKRKRMMDSVGHYSRPELLSLQINSSPALPVQDMSTSSVSLEPAAVSDSLSSMEALNHV
- a CDS encoding MSMEG_0568 family radical SAM protein codes for the protein MSELGRLVTELQVHGVRVDPVKGNPGRRGGAGPSDHRALDLDGTTVMVPVYNDASAASPYKLASTGTSLSIDGPEQSCAPVITTPREPTFYGLSTADGISYRSIALLHSNDVLATTLLQTCIRFRDRSQSCQFCAIEQSIDDGALIRKTPEQVAEVAEAAVRLDGVKQLVMTTGTPNSDDRGARLMAETAEAVKRRVDLPIQGQCEPPEDPRWYQRMKDSGIDSLGMHLEVVEPDVRRRILPGKSELTLERYYEAFADAVEVFGRGEVSTYLLAGLGDSKDALLACSRRLIELGVYPFVVPFVPISGTPLESHSSPDSSFMVDVYQGVAEMLNAGDLRSEQMSAGCAKCGACSALSLFESVS
- a CDS encoding MSMEG_0567/Sll0786 family nitrogen starvation N-acetyltransferase, whose amino-acid sequence is MVSCLDPSSRGIGRSKSSAPHLFTPSVRCGIGIDADDFRLSPTASSDRFTFHLLRADSFLIQGYWSLRRSIFCSEQHVFEDSDRDELDAIAYPIAALHHSSDSEHDDADETNVVGVVRIVETEPRHWYGGRLGVHSDFRRHNQIGKGLIWKAVTTANGWGCDRFCATVQIQNVRFFRRLHWTSIDELEIRGIRHHLMEADLDYYMPSREQRPIVSHHLSVAA
- a CDS encoding sll0787 family AIR synthase-like protein, with the protein product MNDVGLVNVLRTTSGLLAKSDIRSAAATFGHQPFPQLGLAGMLGDDAAVLPAQAGQLLLACEGMHPGLVEEDPWFAGWSGVLVNLSDIAAMGGRPLALVNSVWSTDAEGISALMEGMRFACDRFGVPMVGGHSNQQSSYQALSVSVLGVADGPVLSARSARPGDELWMLVNKAGGFYRHYPFWDAATLASPEHLRAQLALLPSLAAEQLVHAAKDISMGGITGTAVMFAEACGHQLLLDLDAVERPEDIHEEAWLTCFPSFGYLLAVDPSRTAALAQQVSRDPTLICCRIGHFALGDCSVVLKHLGAIHHFWDGTDALTGFGCVR
- a CDS encoding MSMEG_0570 family nitrogen starvation response protein; this encodes MPEVRLQLEWPDGQASTLYSPSTVILDYFKSDESLLVSELELRGIEALRAASERVRERYGFACTRTDEEASRLRQWISRYNSDDTVRVTGPLS